The Raphanus sativus cultivar WK10039 chromosome 2, ASM80110v3, whole genome shotgun sequence DNA segment aaatcagaggttcaaaataaTCTGTTAatgtggtttactctcaaaacacaGTAGCCTTGACattatacataatatatctaagaaagggatcaactcatgcatacaatgctcaatctccattgttctaccatttcccaaacatacaagatatttaattattcctcaatgtcaaacccaactcacatctctcaccaaaagatcccaagaacacTCTAaacatcagactctttctttttgaaatcaataaaggaattttcacaattttaaaacaaatcttagctcctaacaactttgctagccccctttttcattcctttttttttctttttctttttttttcttcttttttttatatttgggggccaagacttttcacaataagagctagatatttctccacttatcccatagagactaatcatttaagcacaaagagtcaaacctttcatattcccaaatcacaatcacaacactcacctccttcctatagctagacaatagagtgactaatctagcaataatggagactaagcattgtcgtttccaatactctcaacattatgcacatgtaaagctttccaaggaggcctcactcaacaaataatgatggtttaaaaaggaggtatgggttttgggagtggagtaccacttgagtttgtcaagaagattggtaaaaaggatgggacaactcaagtgtgtatatccatgacttagcacacaagggaccatatgcaagagacattaaaacatgagcttgcttcaaagagagagtatcaacagtcaaatgagtttcaagaggagcattcaaggcgcgaagtttacaagctttccaaagggtgctcaagctacttgtcatgattacaaagttCAACAAATTCaatacttagcatgagctctttacaaggttgaaatccccctaatgcatgaatgcaacctatatgcttctagactcaatcctaaaaatgcaaatgatgcaactaaatgattctttttatgtttttcaaattttttttatttttttttttgatttttctatgcaaataagaatgtaatatgcaatgcatgagactcaaaatcatgaaaacaaacatgatcaaatacttggtacctcccccacacttaaatcacacagtctctgtgtgagtgaggtacccaatggaaatgtgaaatacaaagaaaagtggGATTGTGTGTTACCTTCCGTGGAGCGAGGTGTGAACGTCGCTGCGacaggtcgctcccagctggagcgacttcgGTATGTCGCTGTGAGAAGATAGCTCTGAGGTCGGTTTCTGTGTTTCCACTCGCGTGTGACGCGAGCGACCTCGGCATCTCGCACTGGACATGTCGCTCCCAAGTGGAGCGACCTAGAGGTGTCGCTGCGATGAGATCGCTCTGGTGTCCGACTTTCTGCTCaatacctgcacacaacttcactttcccattgttttatgcaataaaatgataatgcaaatactaatgcaatatatacaaggatactcatgggacttccttccaagtgagcttgttttaagtctctagcttgaccttgcctcctttggatcaggctggactaggtgcagaaagtggagttgacaccccatcttcctcaggtggtagctcatcaaagtgatcatcagcaggagaaggattcatctcttcaatggtgaaggcttgtccaaatacagtggggttcctcatcttctccttgatgtcaaagtggaggatgttctccttgcccaaatggaggtcaatctttccttccttcacattcacaatagctcctgctgtagctaagaatggccttccaagaatcaatgggtcttgagcctcctcacccatttcaagcaccacaaaatctgtaggtatctcataccttccaatcttcacagggaggttctctaggatgcccacagggtacttcactgatcgatcagccaacaccagagagagtctacacttcttgtattgagtaaagccaagcttctttgccacagacaaaggcatcaagctgacactagctcccaaatcgcagagacatttctcaaataccataggtccaagagcacaaggtagtgtgaagtaaattgatcataactcctccattacatctccaaatgacttgaaaccacttccattagaaagctaactcaatttcctgtgtctccacaaaatatTAGCAACAGatgatttctctaaggcctccatccatgctcatctttcacctcctttttgatcacattgctttcaaatgtctccaagaactccatgtggtgttccaatacctgatagagacatattatgccaaatgcaacctaaacatgtctaaatcctaatctatatgatgcaaatgcttatgaatgaatagctaaaacaatgcaaatatgcaagatatcaaaaTCACCCAAAGTTCTAGGCCGAGTTGCCTCATCAACAGGTTGAACAACTTCTGTAGCATCAGTAACTACCTCAAGGATTGCATTCCCCTGAGCGTCTATCCTCTGACCTactgcattacgcagatgatcCTCCTTGTCATGCAGGTATCCGTTCTCATCTTGTACAAGAACTATAGTAGCAACCATGTTTCGTGGCTCAGTATCGATCAATGTTCGAGGtgaagtatcgatcgatgttgggTGGAaagtgtcggtcgacggaacaGTAGCTTCAGTCGATGGGGGTAGGAGAGTGTCGGTCGACTTTGGTTGgcgagtgtcgatcgacgaaCTAGTGTTGTTGTTGATCGAAGGGGAACGTCTCTCTTTTCGGATTGAACGTTTCAAGCTTGCAGGATCTGCTGAGAATAGCAGTTGGTGTTTCCTTGTTGTTTCTGATACTGTTGGGCATgcacctgaaaagacaagaatttttttttcagaaattgaTTTAAAGAAGTAACCTACACTAAATCAGACTAGATCTAtaggcgatcaaagctccccggcaacggtgCCAAATTGATATCACTCGAATTACCCTAAGgcgtgaattactctctcaaataagagattcaattgtagtacttagggatcgaatccacaaggagctaggATTAAGCTAGGTTGATTTGTGATTAAAGTAAACAGCAGGTggtgagcaaggtagttgctcggttggtttgattttggttttagacaattaaataaaatagctagacttagggtttctattcaggtaatCAGGATTATAATCCTACAGATGCCTATCAATTGCatgcatgatattatagagCTCAACACTTAATAACAAGCGATTAGGCGTTCAATTTTTAAGCTTGTCTATTGACAGATGTAATCGTTTCACAACAGTAGGTCGgatcaattagaaagtgtcgatcgatgattcTAGAGGAATATCGATCAATACACCGTTTGCACCGCCGATCGATTATTCtatagagatatcgatcgatgcgctTTGTCAAGCTTTGCGTGCGGGTTGAATTTGCTCGCTAGGCTGCTTAGATCAGCACTAACCTTACTTTAACATTTCTAGCTTTATGAGGATGGATTCAGGGTGAGTTAAAAGTTCTCACATGTCCCTACAACTCCTTGGATCAAGTTTCTAGGTAGCTAATCTAAGAACAAGAATTGTGACAATCCTATcaatgaatatcacaacttagcaatctatagttggggctaatccctcataacCTATTTGAACCATGAACCTAACAGTAgaactactcagacatagctacaaaatgtaaaaaaaactgcataaatagatagataaataataatgGAGTtccaatcacaaatctctctgGATCTTCTCTCTAACTCTAAAAATCCTAGAAAACCTTTGctgtgaaaataaaaataaaataaagctCTCTTTGCCCTGAACACTTTTGGCAAAGTATTTATACTAGGTTAAAAACTCGACAGGGTAATCTTATAATTTGGTGAAGCTTTGGGCCATAAGTCAGCTGGAACCAAACGGGCTTCTGCGCGCttcgctgtcgatcgatggtacatgATGTACATTGATCGATATTTATTTCTGAATGTCGACCTCTGGTCTTGTTCGATGGTCAGCTCGGGTAATTTCTCTTTTTatctccaaaatgctccaaaacatcactttcttcTAATTCACTCATGAACttataaatatactaaataAACTCTATAATAATATGATTAGTAGTTAAAACACTTATAAACCATGTTTAAAAGTAGGTAAAATGCATGGCCTATCAGCAGTGCACAAAAGCTCTTACAAAACTCAATAGCTTTATAAATCAAATTGTGTCTTACAATCATCGCTTGGCTTTGTTTATATAACTAATTAATCACAGTCCATATGGATTAGTGAAACTTATTcctaataaaaacataataataataaatggaAAAACCCAACACaaatagaaaaggaaagtcTTAAACCGAAGAGGAGTTGTGATCGTCGTCTATCACATGTGGTGTTACATCAGAAATCCAATCACATTGGTTTGTTATGTGTTCAGGAGAAAGCAGAGAGTAGACCAACAATGGCTTATGTTGTTTTCATGTTCGATGCAAGTTCTTTCACTTTACCAAAACCCTTGCAACCTGCTTTTTTACTTAGGAGATAGAGAATCAAGAGAAGACCACATACTTGTTGCACAAACAATCACTTGGAATGAAGTTACAATGACTGAGTTAGATCCTCGTTAATTAGTAtgcaaagacaaaaaaaaaactaaaaagtcaGCTTCAAATTTTTATGATCACTTGGGTATTCTTGATTCTGAAGAAGAGATAGCTGGGAAGCCATTATCAATAAAATCAGGACAGTGATTTCATCATCAAAATCTTGTTAGGCTTAGGTTTCTGCATGTATAGACCAAGAAAGACAAGTCATTTATGAGTTCTTCAGGATCACAAACCTTGACTATGACATATGATCATCCATACACATATCATCTCTATATCTACTTATTTGATTTCTCAATAAACATCCTTATTCGAGTCATCTAGTTAAAGAAAGTGTATTTTAAGGTTAGTATTTATACTGATATGTTACTTGTATAGGACACTTTTCGTAGTCAATGGTGTGAGTATTAGGGACAAACTCTCACATCGGATGTTAGATGAGATCCTTAGTCATATATAtgattagtaatatataagatagatgggcCACTCATCTTATCACCATTTGGTTCTAGGTTGGAAGTCCAtttagcttaacatggtattagaacccgatccaaaaagtCTAACCCGATCCATATCGATCTTGCCTAAAGTTGGCTTATCGGTCTGTATCCGAACATTCCGAAATTAATACTCAAAGAGTCATCATCTCGGAGGAGTGTATTAGGGAAAAacgtcccacattggaagttgcAAAGGAtcataagtaatatataagatagatgcgCCAATCTACTTATAACCAATTGGTTTTAGGTTGGAAgctcatctagcttaacatATTAGAGGGACAAAATTCCTACATCGGATGTTGGAAGAGATCCTAAGTAATATATACGTTAGATGTGCCAATCCATTTATAACCAATTAGATTTTAGGTTGGAaacccatctagcttaacatggtatcagagcccggtCCACGCAGTCCAACCCAATCTACATCTATTTGGCCCAAAATTGACCCATTGATCTTTGTCCGAACGTTCATCATGAGGGGACGTATTAAGGTCCTTTTTTGTTGACCCATCAATctttgttcggacatatgtgcCACATTAGATGTTGGaagatatttttagtattatataaaatatatagggTCACTGCACTTATTACTAATTAGTTTTTTAGATTGGAAATTCATCTGACTTaactaggcctgggcgttcggatattgattcgggttcgggtcgggttttcgggtttagacaaaaaaatatcattctaaaatatatttaaaacgggtcggtttcgggtaaTATCACTTCGGATTTGGTTACATATTTTATTGCAttataaaacccataaagtaatCAAATATCATTcggtttcgggtttttcggttcggtttataccgaagtaaaattcaaatttatgaAACAAATTTTGTTTACTTGATAAGCAAGCAACACTTGAAATTCATAAATCCGAAAACAACACttcaaagtttcaaaaataaaactgaaaacacaACATCcatcataaattaaaaacacaaCATCCATCATAAATTGAAAACACAACCTACTTAGTTCAATCCGATATCAAAAACATccatcagaaaataaaaaacgcAACATCCTTAGTTCAATCCGAAATTAAAACACAACATCCATCAGAAAATAAGACCATCAATCcgaaataaaaaaacaacagaaCAACAGTAAAGCTTCTTCTCCACGAACCACGACCAAGTGAGCATTTGACAGTCTTCTGCCCAACAAATATATATGCAAACTTGAGCCATAGACGAAGAGCATAAAACAAAGACAAGACAAGAACATAAAGCAAAAACAAGAACATAAAGCAAAGACAAGAACTTTTACCTTAGACTTATGGCTGACAAACAGAACCAGTTAACTCTGATGCAAAAAGCCAAAGAAAAGCAAGTAAGAAACAGATCATATAAAGAAACAGATGATACAAAAACTAAAGCAAACGTACCTCTCTCGATCGTCTCTTGCTCTTCAATATCCTCAAGGATTTGTGCATTGGTAAGCACTCTTGAATCACATCGAATGTCTTGTTTTAGCCATTGCTCGGTACACATCAATACCTCGATCATGAAGTGAGTAAGGCAGCTCCGAGATGGCTCAATGATCCTTCCACCAGTGCTGAAAGCACTCTCGGATGCTACAGAGGAGACTTGCATGGCGAAGACATCTTTTGCTATCAGTGAAAGAATCGGATACTTGGCAGAGTTTCTCTTCCAATATGATAGAACATCATCCTCTACACCAACCATCAACTCTGGATTCTCAACTGCTTCTTTCAAGTAAATATCAAGCTCATCACGCTTGTCCTTCACCCCTTCATTCAACTTCTGCTTGTACCTTTGGTCAATCCTCTTATAGCCAGTGAAACCATCTTCAAGCTCTTCCAAAGTAAGCGATGACTCCTTTTCAGCAGACCGAGATGCTTGAGCCTTGGACTTTTTAGAGTGATCAGATTGCTCTTCTTGACTCTTGCCATATCTGTCACTGTACTCCTTGAACATGCTGCGCAATACACTGATAACAGAGTCATATATTTCTTTACCTTCCAAGCTGTCCTCCCCATAAAGCTCTTCGAAACACATGCTTGCGAGATCCATCTTCTTCATGGGATCAAGAACAGTGGCCACAATCAACATCTTATTGATGTTTTCATCCCATCCCAGTATTTGTCGAACTTCTCATACATCTCCTCCGCCTTCACCTTAATCTGATGATCTGTACTCTTCATCAAATCCATGAGGTTAGCCGTTATGGTTACAATTTCCCCGTAGCACTTGTATGCATTGACTGAGGTCGAGGCAGAAATAACTAGAGTAGAGTTGTAGAGGATGACTAGGAACCGGCCTAACCTCTCTATTGCTTTCCAATCTGAGAACAGAGGACCTTCGATCTCCATGAAGTAATCGTTGTACAGCTTATCCTCTGCCTCCATCTTGTCAAAAGCCACTCTGTACTTCATTGCTGTGATCAACATCAGATACGTGGAGTTCCACCTAGTACTCACATCCAACGGCAAGCTTCCCCTCGTCAGTTTACCAGCATCGACTTTCTGCTCAAATGATGACAGTCTGTTTCCTGATGCTCTAACGTAGACCACAGCATTACGGACAGCTTTGACACTCTCATCTGCGTCTGCCATTCCATCCTTGACGATGAGGTTGATGATATGCGCACAACATCTCATATGCATCATTTCACCATCTAGAACCAGAGCTTCTTCAGACACTAGTGAGAACTCACTCTGAAATTTTCGTAAAGCTGATGAATTCGCCGTTGCATTGTCGAATGTCACACAGAACACCTTCTGTATCCCCCAGTCAGCTAAGCAATCCAACAAAACCTTCGAAATGGTTGATCCTTTGTGATCAGTGACGTGTTTGAACCCAATGATAAGCTTCTTCAATCTCCAACACGAATCAATGTAATGGGCAGTCACAACCATGTAGCTTGCACCtgagattaaaaaataaaacacacataAGATAGGAGTCAAACTAAACacagaagaaaaatatttgCAGTCAAgttcataattaaaaacaaagaagaaaaatatttgcAGTCGAgttcataattaaaaacaaagaagaaaaatatttgcAGTCaagttcaaaattaaaaacaagaaGATTTGCAGCTATTTCAAACTTAAAAATacagaagaaaaatatttgCTTACGAGTTACTTGAGCCACCCATATGTATGTAGTTAGTGAAACCCTTTGCTTATTTTCTTTGAACCATTTCTTCATGGCATCTTTCCTCTGTAGATACATCTTAACGATGTCTCTTGTTGATGTCCTTCTTGAAACTGGTTTGCCTAGTTCCATCTGCAGTTATAACAATTTAAAGTTAGATACCAAACCAATTACTAAGGATGTATCTAATATATAACTAACCTTGTCACAGAAGTGTTTCCAACCAGCGCCTTCAATGAAACTCAGTGGTAGTTCAGCTAGCACCATCATCTCATTCGTTGCTTCTCTGAAAGTAGACTCACTTATCTTTCTAGACTTCAGCTGTCCTTCTTCATTGACGCCAGGCTGAGTAGAGCTTTCACCCTCTGAAAACAACATAAAGCGTTTGCTTATGCTAAGATGCTTCATCAGGTTGGAAGTGCCCCATCTTGTAGCACAGCAGAACGTCTTGTTGCAATAGTGACATATACATCTGTCACGATCCTCCCTTGTTCTTGTGAAATGTCCCCATATCTTAGACCTCGGAGGAAGATACCTAGGCGCTCTTTGTGCCTGGATCGTAGCTCCACTGGATTCAGGTGTTTGCTTACTGGATTCAGGTGATAGCTTACGCTTGCCTTACCTGTCTGGAGACACAACCTCTTTACCCTTGCCTTTACTGTCCGGAGTCGAGAACCCTTGTTCTTCATTGCCATTGGAGTCGTTGCTGTTGTCAGAAACAACGTTTGGTTTTGAAGATGAATCCATCtgaaataaaaaggaaaaatgataAGTAACAAGTTAGATTCAAGCAAAATAATACTAACATTGTTATTCAATCataacagaggaagaagaaagaaatcagATGCTTGTTGTTAACCTGAGAATGATTTCTCGAAATCGCAGATGGTGGAGAGAGTGTGAGTTCGAGATTTTGAGTATGAAACATGAGAGGCTCTACTACTCTTCAATTATATAGAAGATTGGGGTAGGGATTTCTAATCAATGCAGAAACTGAATCGATTCCTCTTCTTCGCCGTTTCGCTTTCGGATTAGGGTTATAGGATTAATGGATTTGGAGACACGAAGTGTTGGAACTCTAAACGCGTGGGTGGTTTTGTATATGCATACATagtgtatcatatatatgttcgGGTCATTCGGGTACACTTCGGTTCTCGGTTTAAAATCTAACCGAACCCATAGTCCAATGTACCCGAAGGAACTTTTTAGAGCGTCCCTCCTCTGTTTCCATTAATTTTCTATGAACATCAAACATTCATTGTAGCAGGCAGATACAGCAGTAAAAGAAGTGGTTACGCCAATTTACGCTTTGGTTTTATCTTCAGCATTTCCACATAAAATTGGCAATGGTAAGCCCTAGACCTAAGCAACAATTGTTTTGAAAAGCCATAACCAAAAACAGTGTTCCTTGAAATACTTGCCACGTACGCAAATAGATTGAGCTCACACTAAGGGGAACGTTTAATCTGTGCCATATTCCTTAACGCTTCTCATTtgataagctttttttttttctcttttgtatgTAAGCCTTTGAAAACATAGTAATGGCAAGATTTTCTGTTATTTTGATGTTATATTGAAGAGCAATAAATTTGCAAAATCAAGGTTTCAATCCTTGATCTCTCAAGCAAATAAGACTTCGTTAATCACTTGTGCAAGATGTTAACTCCTCTTTCACCTGTTTTTTTCTGTCATAATAGCTTTTGGTTCCGTTAAGCAGCCTTCCGGCTGGCTATTATTTTAAACCATATGAAGCTAATAAAAACATGAAGTTGACACATTTGTTGTCTGAAGCAGAACACAGAGTTGTTTTTGGACGATTCGTTCTTACAGTAAAGAAGGTATATGGTGATGCATTAGGATTTTATTTAGTAAACATATCGAACGTCAAACTTTTTTGAGATAACTTAGAAAACAAGTATGTTGCTTCTTATTAACTATACAAGAAAATAGCGGCACATACAATTGTggaatacaaatatatataaaactttataagCATTGGATTGAATCATAGACCCACAAGTGCCAACACCCAAGTTGCCATGGCTGTAATGAAAATTCTCCAATATATTTCGATTCCTGCAATATAAAATAAGCCAAAATATTAGTGTTTGGGTTTAATAAGTTGCTTATTCCACATCTCACATACAGGGTGAGGCAAGACTAACAGAAACGGGTCAGCCAGTCACAGAATCCAAAATGGTAGTACAAAGCGATaagttgtatatcaaatgaTTCCGGATAAGGTATGTAACCTAAAATTTAGAGCCAGTGCAGAGTCATTATATCAGTATctgcatatatatattgcatTGCATAAAAGAATTTGTCTACTAACCATTTATAACGCCCAGACTCGGTTGCAAAGCGGAGATTATACATGACAAGATGATCTGAGCCAAACTAGCATGGCTGCAACACTCAAAAGATAGGTATTGGATTATTTTGTGACGAACTAGCATGGCTGCAACACTCAAAAGATAGGTATTGGATTATTTTGTGACGAACTTTCAAGTGTTGATTAGTTTAAGCAACTTAAAAGGGTTGACATCTATCAAACTTACTTTAATTGGGTTCACTAGGATAAACTATATTACTAATAAAAGTTAAATACTATGCCCAAACGAAGGAAGGAGAAGACTGCATTTAACAATGAAAACATATAACATTGACCGAGTATGctaatatatgtacatattgCGCTTACAGAATGATAAGTTGATAAACCCTAAAAACAAGtgtgctttaaaaaaaaaaacagttatctTAACTTGAAATATCAGTATGATATCGACGACCGCATAACTTTTTATTTGGTAAACCGTTATTCAATATTTAACAGTATGCATTTATGCATGAGACCACTAGATTAGATGTTTTAGTTTGATAATTGCTTAGCGTAAAACTGCAAACTAAGATTTTGTGATGTATTCGTTGCGAATCAGTCCATCTACCAACGAATTTTTGTTGCATGctgatttctttaaaaaaaaaatagacactAAGGGTAATTATGCAGATTTAATTAGTACATATAGCAAAAGAGTATGTAAAACagaaattaattataatttgatatatcaGCCTCcaactcttcttcttttgttgatCAAATGCAAACAAACATCAAAATGATTAGATGTTCAAAATCAACATGgttaaatgttcaaaaaaaaacatgattttcaATATTCACATACTTTGTGGCTTTTGATCTTAAGAAGACAACAACACATGACAAACATAAAAGGAATTGCAAATTATTTCAATCCAAAATCATCAAATGTGTTCACAAATTCACAAGTGCAAACACCAAAACTGCCATCGTCATAGCAATTCTCCCAAATATTTGGTTTCCTGCCACaaaaaaatggaataaaatTAGAGCCAACCCTGTCAATAATATTTGTAGTTGGATACATAAACATTATATCAAAAAGATACTCATATGatcaaattttttgaaaaagaaagtcATATGatcaaaactaaacaaaaatacatacaaaaatatgatCACCTTTAATAACGTTAGAAAACGACCCGCTGCTCTGTGGCCGCGTGAAAACCAGCGGCGGTGGTGGCGGTTGCGATAAACCAGGAGGCGGTAAAAATAGAGCCGGTGACGGTGGAGGCGGCGGCAACGATAGAGGAGGTGGAGAGGATGGAGGCAACGGTGGCGGCGACGACAAAACAGAGGTTTGATACCTCAAAAGACATTTAGGAGTAAAGA contains these protein-coding regions:
- the LOC130504604 gene encoding zinc finger BED domain-containing protein RICESLEEPER 2-like; translation: MYLQRKDAMKKWFKENKQRVSLTTYIWVAQVTRASYMVVTAHYIDSCWRLKKLIIGFKHVTDHKGSTISKVLLDCLADWGIQKVFCVTFDNATANSSALRKFQSEFSLVSEEALVLDGEMMHMRCCAHIINLIVKDGMADADESVKAVRNAVVYVRASGNRLSSFEQKVDAGKLTRGSLPLDVSTRWNSTYLMLITAMKYRVAFDKMEAEDKLYNDYFMEIEGPLFSDWKAIERLGRFLVILYNSTLVISASTSVNAYKCYGEIVTITANLMDLMKSTDHQIKVKAEEMYEKFDKYWDGMKTSIRC